The following proteins are co-located in the Castanea sativa cultivar Marrone di Chiusa Pesio chromosome 8, ASM4071231v1 genome:
- the LOC142608367 gene encoding TMV resistance protein N-like: MGTENASSSSSSSCFPSSSSIVPGRRYEYGVFLSFRGSDTRKKFTSHLYEALKRNGITTFRDDESLERGEFISPELMRAIEESRFAVVIFSKNYASSSWCLTELAKIVECMDKKKLTVLPVFHGVDPSDARKLKGTFAEAFAKHLSDNIKNVHTWRDAVTKVAGISGWDLQDESESTVIKKIIQRISPELDHEFSIDFECLVGMDSRVKKMLDLCTCEGLDCVHFVGICGMGGIGKTTLAREIYDRIYSGFEACSFLENVREVTKSKGLVSLQKKLLSKIFIGAEINIHDMHEGINVIGNRLCNKKVLIVLDDVNEEEQLLALAGNGGWFGPGSIIILTSRDRHLLRRHGVKHIYEAKELNIDEALELFSWKAFRKPHLEKNYGDLSMKFVRYANGLPLALKVLGSSLFGRPPDAWRSARDKLEAKPNRGIMEILQISLVGLDDTQRELFLDIACFFKGGHISCVRDTLQSLGHYFDYDIHILMDKSLITIETNGTLWMHDLLQEMGQDKVRCESLKEPGGRSRLWCYKDVLHVLKNDTGTKLVEGIVLRMPVHKNECLSAEAFLKMKNLRFLKIGYVEPQIGHNRGHVQLPQGLNYLSNELRIIDWNGYPSKSMPTNFQPIKLVELRLHCSGIKKLWKEIMILNELKLIDLSDSQKLIEIPNLSKAPNLEKLILQCCTRLCKIHASVGDLKKLIQLDLNGCKNLSSLPIAICNLMSLKTLNLSGCLRLVNLPENLGNVKGLEELDVSGTAIRRLSSSIIHLKNLKKLSVGGCDSLLSKPSNMLLKFPLLQRSLDPMGMLMRTLSSLSSLTNLNLSYCNLRTIPDAIGCYLPSLTYLNLGGNNFVCLPKSIIRLSNLNTLILSGCKDLQLLPELPLNLIYFEAESCTSLEILPLRPEDVFCPYLFLINCVKLIDNQGFDDMFSTMLARYIQRPDLDYQNFLIPGSEIPKWFSHQSERDSMKLHGSSDFMGIAVCVVFVIRPHLSLCQPPSEFYRPTHWIDLICYVNGSKILDDFGVSLSEQFGKIDSYHLWIKYFPFKRKRDKELSQIDIRISTMGPGLEVAKCGAHLVYEKDIDDLKQNIPGSSSCSITPFEDNLDDSAKDTKIKQNCDDFDGDGAGPSGEGTSNEVDDAQPKRIGSLCTQGQGDSNCEGKES, translated from the exons ATGGGCACAGAAAAcgcctcctcctcctcctcctcctcatgttttccttcttcttcttctattgtgCCTGGACGGAGGTATGAATATGGCGTCTTTCTCAGTTTTAGAGGCTCCGACACGCGCAAAAAATTTACAAGCCATCTATACGAAGCGTTGAAACGGAATGGCATAACCACATTTAGGGACGACGAAAGTCTCGAGAGAGGAGAATTCATCTCCCCAGAGCTCATGAGAGCAATTGAAGAATCGAGATTTGCTGTCGTTATTTTCTCTAAAAACTATGCTTCGTCGAGTTGGTGCTTGACTGAACTAGCAAAGATCGTCGAATGCATGGATAAGAAGAAGCTGACAGTTCTGCCTGTTTTCCACGGTGTGGATCCTAGTGATGCGCGCAAACTTAAAGGAACTTTTGCAGAAGCTTTTGCAAAACATCTCAGCGATAACATTAAGAACGTGCATACTTGGAGAGATGCTGTGACAAAAGTCGCTGGTATTTCTGGATGGGATTTACAGGAtga GAGTGAATCAAcggttatcaaaaaaatcattcaaaggATATCTCCTGAATTAGATCATGAGTTCTCAATTGATTTCGAGTGCCTTGTTGGAATGGACTCCCGTGTGAAGAAAATGTTGGATTTATGCACGTGTGAAGGGTTGGATTGTGTCCACTTTGTTGGGATTTGTGGGATGGGTGGAATTGGCAAAACAACTCTTGCCCGAGAAATTTATGATAGAATTTATAGTGGCTTTGAAGCTTGTAGCTTTCTTGAAAATGTTAGAGAAGTTACCAAAAGTAAAGGTTTAGTTTCTTtgcaaaaaaaacttctttctaaGATCTTCATAGGAGCTGAAATAAATATACATGATATGCATGAAGGAATTAATGTCATAGGCAATAGACTATGCAATAAAAAGGTTCTTATTGTTCTTGATGATGTGAACGAAGAAGAACAACTACTAGCATTAGCAGGCAATGGTGGTTGGTTTGGTCCAGGGAGTATAATCATTTTAACGAGTAGAGATAGACATTTGTTGAGAAGGCATGGAGTGAAACATATATATGAAGCTAAGGAGCTGAATATAGATGAAGCTTTGGAGCTTTTTAGTTGGAAGGCTTTTAGGAAACCTcatcttgaaaaaaattatggggATTTGTCTATGAAATTTGTGAGATATGCTAATGGCCTTCCTTTAGCTCTTAAGGTTTTAGGTTCTTCATTGTTTGGTAGACCACCTGATGCATGGAGAAGTGCTCGAGATAAACTAGAAGCAAAACCTAATAGAGGCATTATGGAAATACTTCAAATAAGTTTAGTTGGGCTAGATGATACACAGAGAGAATTGTTTTTagatattgcatgtttctttaaAGGAGGGCACATATCTTGCGTAAGAGATACTTTACAAAGTTTAGGTCACTATTTTGACTACGATATTCATATTCTTATGGACAAATCTCTCATAACCATTGAAACAAATGGAACTTTGTGGATGCATGATTTGCTACAAGAAATGGGTCAAGACAAGGTTCGTTGTGAATCTCTTAAAGAGCCTGGTGGACGTAGTAGGTTATGGTGTTATAAGGATGTCCTGCATGTATTGAAAAATGACACT GGAACAAAGCTTGTTGAAGGTATAGTCTTAAGGATGCCTGTGCATAAAAATGAATGCTTGAGTGCTGAAGCCTTCTTAAAGATGAAAAATTTGAGGTTTCTTAAAATTGGTTACGTGGAACCTCAAATAGGCCATAACAGAGGTCATGTCCAACTTCCACAAGGCCTCAATTATCTCTCTAATGAGTTACGCATAATAGATTGGAATGGATATCCTTCAAAATCCATGCCAACCAATTTCCAACCAATTAAACTAGTTGAATTGAGACTGCATTGCAGTGGCATCAAAAAATTATGGAAAGAAATTATG attttaaatgagttaaaaCTCATTGACTTGAGTGACTCTCAAAAGTTAATTGAGATCCCAAACCTTAGTAAAGCCCCAAATCTTGAGAAATTAATTCTTCAATGTTGTACAAGACTATGCAAGATTCATGCATCTGTTGGAGATCTCAAAAAGCTTATTCAATTGGATCTGAATGGTTGCAAAAACCTTTCAAGCCTTCCTATTGCAATTTGTAATTTGATGTCTCTAAAAACTCTCAATTTATCTGGTTGCTTAAGACTTGTGAATTTGCCAGAGAACCTTGGAAATGTTAAAGGCCTAGAGGAGCTAGATGTGAGTGGAACTGCTATAAGAAGGCTATCTTCGTCCATCATTCacttaaaaaatctcaaaaaactaTCTGTTGGTGGATGTGATTCTCTATTATCTAAACCATCCAATATGCTCCTCAAATTTCCTTTATTGCAAAGGAGTCTAGATCCCATGGGCATGCTAATGCGTACTTTATCAAGCTTATCCTCTTTGACAAATCTAAATCTAAGTTATTGCAATCTTCGAACAATCCCTGATGCTATTGGTTGCTATTTGCCGTCTTTAACTTATTTAAATCTAGGGGGAAATAATTTCGTTTGCCTTCCTAAAAGTATCATTCGATTATCTAATTTGAACACCCTTATTTTGAGTGGTTGCAAGGATCTACAATTACTACCAGAGCTTCCATTaaatcttatttattttgaggCAGAAAGTTGTACCTCGCTAGAAATATTACCCTTAAGACCAGAAGATGTTTTTTGTCCCTATCTCTTTCTTATTAATTGCGTCAAATTGATTGACAATCAAGGTTTTGATGACATGTTCTCAACAATGTTGGCACGTTACATTCag AGACCTGATTTAGATtaccaaaattttcttatacCTGGAAGTGAAATTCCCAAATGGTTTAGCCATCAAAGCGAGAGGGATTCAATGAAATTGCATGGGTCTTCAGATTTTATGGGAATTGCTGTTTGTGTTGTTTTTGTAATTCGCCCCCATCTTTCACTTTGCCAACCTCCTTCGGAATTTTATAGACCTACACATTGGATTGATCTAATCTGTTATGTCAATGGATCTAAAATTTTAGATGACTTTGGCGTTAGTCTTTCCGAACAATTTGGTAAGATTGATTCATATCACCTTTggataaaatattttcctttcaaaaggaaaagggaCAAGGAATTGAGTCAGATTGATATTAGAATAAGCACAATGGGTCCAGGCTTGGAGGTGGCAAAATGTGGAGCCCATTTGGTATACGAGAAAGACATTGATGATCTTAAACAAAACATACCTGGGTCTAGCAGCTGCAGCATCACTCCTTTTGAGGATAATTTAGACGATTCAGCAAAAGATACCAAAATTAAGCAAAATTGTGATGATTTTGATGGAGATGGGGCAGGACCTAGTGGAGAAGGTACCTCTAATGAAGTAGATGACGCACAGCCAAAGCGGATTGGGAGTTTATGCACACAAGGACAGGGTGACTCTAATTGTGAGGGAAAGGAATCCTAG
- the LOC142607353 gene encoding TATA-box-binding protein: protein MAEQGLEGSQPVDLKKHPSGIVPTLQNIVSTVNLECKLDLKSIALQARNAEYNPKRFAAVIMRIREPKTTALIFASGKMVCTGAKSEQQSKLAARKYARIIQKLGFPAKFKDFKIQNIVGSCDVKFPIRLEGLAYSHGAFSSYEPELFPGLIYRMKQPKIVLLIFVSGKIVLTGAKVRDETYTAFENIYPVLTEFRKNQQ from the exons atggCGGAACAGGGATTGGAAGGGAGCCAACCAGTTGATCTCAAGAAGCACCCTTCTGGGATTGTCCCTACCCTTCA GAACATTGTGTCTACAGTAAATTTGGAATGCAAATTGGATCTTAAGTCCATTGCTCTTCAAGCTCGTAATGCAGAATACAATCCCAAG CGTTTTGCTGCCGTAATTATGAGGATAAGGGAACCAAAAACCACAGCCTTGATTTTTGCTTCTGGGAAGATG GTTTGCACTGGAGCTAAGAGTGAACAACAGTCGAAGTTGGCAGCACGGAAG TATGCTCGAATTATACAGAAGCTTGGTTTTCCAGCTAAATTCAAg GATTTTAAGATTCAGAATATAGTTGGTTCATGTGATGTTAAATTCCCCATCAGGCTTGAAGGACTGGCATATTCCCATGGTGCCTTTTCTAGT TATGAGCCAGAGCTGTTCCCAGGGTTGATCTATCGCATGAAACAACCAAAGATTGTGCTGCTTATTTTTGTGTCAGGAAAAATCGTTCTTACAGGAGCTAAG GTGAGAGATGAGACCTATACAGCCTTTGAGAACATATACCCGGTGCTTACGGAGTTCAGGAAAAACCAGCAATG A